In Lottiidibacillus patelloidae, the genomic window TGTATTTTAACTATTTAAAAGCAGAGAAAAGTGTAATGAAGGAAAATGTTTACCTTGCGACAAAAGCTGAAGGCATTCACTTATCTGTTGCCTCTTCCTCCATCATTGCACGATACGCTTTTTTAAAGGAAATGGATGAATTAAGTACAAAAGCAGGATTTACGATTCCAAAAGGTGCAGGAAGCCATGTTGATAACGCTGCGGCGAAGTTAATTAAGCAGCAAGGTGCGGAAGCATTGTGGACATTTACAAAACATCACTTTGCGAATACAGAGAAAGCGAAGAAAATTGCTGAGAAGATATAAAAATTAAAAGGATCCAGCCATTTTTTTATGACTGGATTCTTTTTTCAAGACTATTAATTTTTGTATCATGCTTTCCTGTTTTCTCACTTAAATAATCAATATCATATGTTAAACTATCAACTTTTTTATTAATTAAGTTAAGAGTTGCTTTAATATCTTCTTGCTGGTTTTTTTCTATATTATTAAGTCGGTGTATAACTTCTTCTAACTTCTTATCAACTACATTAAATTTCTTATCTACTACAGTAAACTTCTTATCAACTTCATTAAACCTCTTATCAACTTCATTAAACCTCTTATTAACTTCATTAAACCTCTTATTAACTTCATTAAACCTCTTATCAACTTCATTAAACCTATGTTCGAATTTCTTATCGAGTTGATCCATTTTCTTATCAAAATTATCAAATTTCATATCGACTTTATCAAATCGGTCTAAAATAGCTTTTAATATTTCATTATTTTCCATTAGAAGCGCCCCTTTTTGATAATAGTTTGATAGTTTTATTATACCACAATATATTTTTTCTTAAACTTACTACTTCCCCCTGCAAGTTGTACACGTAGAAATATTCTTAGCCGTTTAAGTTCATGCTGATGAGTTTGTTGTCTTAAATGTAGTAAATTCATTTCACAAAAGCTATTGTTTAGGACTTATGATGGAGTCGATCTTGGAAAAAATACAGGTCATTTGTGTATTGAATTAAAGTTTTTTTACAGAAAAAATGTACCCTCCAAGTAAACGTTTTATCGTCTACTTTAAAGGGTACACTTTGGGATCATTTAATAAAATTATCCTCTTAAAGTTGCTCCTGCTTTTTCTGCTAAAGCATCAAGAACTATTTGGTGTGCTTTTGTTACTTCTTCCTCTGTTAACGTCTGTTCATCATTGTAATAGCGAAGGGAGAATGCTAGTGACTTTTTACCAGCTTCCATATGCTCTCCTTGGTATACATCAAATAAGTGAACATCTTTCAGAAGTTCTCCGCCTGCTTCTTTTATAACAGACTGAAGCGTTCCAGCTTGAACTGTTTCCTCAACAACTAAAGCGATATCTCTCGTCATTGAAGGGTAGCGTGGTAATTTATCATAAGCTAGTGCTTCTACGTTAATTGATATTAAAGCATCAACATCTAATTCAAATACATATGTTTCACTAATTTCATAAGCTTTTTCTTCTGTCGGGTGTACTTGACCAATACATCCGATGAATGTGTCGTTGATATAGATAGAAGCTGTACGACCAGGATGTAATCCTTCACGCTCATCTTGTTTAAATGTTACAGTATCCGCATCAATTCCTAGCTTAGCGAACAACCCTTCTAATAGTCCCTTAGCAACGAAGAAGTCTGCTGCTTTCTTTTCCCCTTGCCACTTGTTTTCATGCCAGTTCCCAGAGATTGCACCTGCTAAGCGCTCTTTTTCTTCTGGTAAGTTTTCAAGGTTTTCTTCTTTCGTTAAGAACACTTTGCCAATCTCATAAATAGCAACATCTTCCATTTGGCGACTTTGGTTATAATGAACAACCTCTAAAAGATGCGGGATTAAGCTCGTACGTAATTGACTACGTTCTTCACTCATTGGCATTTTTAATGTAACAGGGTAAAGTCCTTCATTGTTAAATGCGTATTGTAATGACTTTTCTGAGCTAGTTAATGCATATGTTTTCGCTTGGTACATTCCTGCACCTTCCATAAAGCGACGCATCATTCTACGCTTATATTGATATTCTGTTAACGTTCCTGGAGTAGAAGCTCCTACCGGTAATGTTGTTGGAATTTCGTCATAACCGAATAGACGTGCAACTTCTTCAATTAAATCTTCAGAAATTGTAATGTCCCAACGTCTTGTCGGTACTTCTACTGTAAAGTTACCTGCTTCTTCTTTGTAAGCAAATTGAAGGCGAGTGAAAATCGCGCCAACTTCATCACTAGTTAATGATGTTCCTAAAACAGCGTTAATGCGATCTGCCGTGACAGAAACTGTAGTCGCTTCCGTGTTAACTTCGCCAGCTTCAACTACACCTTCCAAAACTGTTCCACCAGCAAGTTCTGCCATTAATGCTGCCGCGCGGTCACATGCTGCTTTGACACGTTTTGGATCAATTCCTTTTTCAAAACGGCTACTAGCTTCACTGCGCAAGCCTAAATCTTTTGATGCTTGACGAACTGTTTGAGCATCAAAGTATGCTGCTTCAATTAATACCGTTGTCGTGTCATCTTGCACTTCAGAAGTTGCTCCACCCATCACACCAGCAACGGCAATTGGCTCTTTACCGTTCGTAATTACTAGGTGGTGGTCGTTTAACTTACGAGTTGCATCATCAAGTGTTACAATTTCTTCATCTTGCTTAGCAAGGCGGACAACTATTTCTTTAGAACCGATACGGTCATAATCGAATCCGTGTAGAGGCGTGCCATATTCTAATAACATGTAGTTTGTAATATCAACAATATTGCTGATCGGGCGAATCCCAGCTGCCATTAAGCGCGTTTGCATCCATAAAGGTGATGGACCAACTTTTACGTCTTTAACAATTCTTGCAGCGTAGTATGGATTTTCTTTTTTTGCATCAATCGATACAGAAATGTAATCGCTCGTTTTTTCAGCTGCTTCTGTTATTTCTGGCTGAGGCGTTTTCACGTCTTTTCCTAAAATTGCTGCAACTTCATAAGCGACACCTAACATACTTAAGCAGTCAGCACGGTTTGGTGTTAAACCAAGTTCTAAGACATGATCATGTAAGTTTAAGTATTCTAAAGCATCTTGCCCAGGTGTTACTGCTGTAGGAAAGACGAAAATTCCTTCGCTATATGTTTTTGCAACTAACTTGCTATCAATTCCAAGCTCTGATAACGAACAAATCATTCCGTGTGATGCTTCACCGCGAAGTTTTGCTTTTTTAATTTTGAAATTTCCTGGTAAGACTGCGCCGACTTTTGCAACAGCAACCGTTTGTCCTTGTGCTACATTTGGTGCACCACAAACGATTTGTACTAATTCTTCTTCTCCGATATCGACTTTCGTTACACGAAGTTTATCGGCATTCGGATGTTGCCCACATTCCACAACATGACCAACGACAACGCCAGAAATGCCTTTGTTTAACGTTTCGACACCTTCAACTTCAATACCACTTTTCGTAATTAAGTCTGCTAATTTTTCTGCAGAAATATCATTTATATCAACATATTCTTTTAACCAATTATAAGAAACAAACATTGAACTCTCCCTTTCTACACTCGTCCGAATTGTTTTAAAAATCTAGTATCATTCGTATAGAAATGACGAATGTCATCTACACCGTATTTCAGCATCGCAATACGTTCAGCACCCATTCCGAAAGCGAATCCAGTATACTTTTTCGAATCGAAACCAGCCATTTCAAGTACATTCGGATGTACCATTCCAGCTCCTAAAATTTCAATCCAGCCAGTTTTTTTACAAACATTACAGCCAGATCCACCGCACATCATACATGAAATATCAACTTCGACAGATGGCTCTGTGAATGGGAAGAAGCTAGGACGAAGACGAATGTCACGCTCTTCTCCGAACATTTTTTTCGCAAATGTTTCTAAAATTCCTTTTAAGTCACTCATGCGAACATTTTCATCAACAAGTAGTCCTTCAATTTGCATGAATTGGTGTGAGTGTGTTGCATCATCACTATCGCGACGGTATACACTACCAGGGCAAATAATTTTCACAGGACCTTTGCCTTCATGCTTACCCATCGTACGTGCTTGTACTGGTGATGTATGCGTACGAAGTAAAATGTCCTCAGTAATATAGAAAGAGTCTTGCATGTCTCGTGCTGGATGTCCTTTTGGTAAATTTAACGCTTCGAAGTTATAGTAATCTTGTTCTACTTCAGGACCTTCAGCAATCGTAAAGCCCATTCCTAAAAACAAGTCTTCAATTTCCTCAACGACAGCTGTTAATGGATGATGGTTTCCAGTGTTTACTTTACGTCCTGGAAGCGTGACATCAATTGTTTCTTCGCGAAGTTTTGCTTCGACTTCTGCCTGCTCAAATTTAGCGACCATTTCATCTAGCTTCGCTGTAATTTCAGCACGGACAACGTTTACAATTTGACCAACGACAGGGCGTTCTTCAGCAGATAATTTTCCCATGCCACGCATTACTTCTGTAATTGGACCTTTTTTTCCTAAATAGGCAACTTTAATATCTTGTAATTCCTTTAGATTTGCAGCTGCTTCAACCTTTTCAATTGCTTCAAGCTTTAATTGTTCCAGGCGTTCTTTCATTTTTTTCCCTCCAAAAATCTTTGTAAAGTAAACTTGCCGATTGCCAAGCCTTTTGTGTAGGCAGAGGCATAGTTGCACTTACACTTAGTACGTAAACTTTTTTGCATCTTCGTAAATCTTCAGTGCTAAAAAGTTATACTATTTAAACGTGTAAAATAAAAAAAATCCTCACTCCCGCAAAGGGACGAAGATTCCGTGGTACCACCCTAATTAACGATATAAAAATATACAATATCGCTCACTCAAGTTTTATAACGGTAATGAAACCGGTTCACCTTTAGTTGTAATTAGCAACGTCCAAGTGACAGCTCCAGAGTGAATTCAACTACATCATCCATAAGAATGCTTTCAGTCTTTGGCATTCTCTCCCTTGATGGTGAGCGGTAATTTACTACTCTCTTTCATAGCTTTTCCATATAGAATTAATTTCCTCTATTATACGCAAAACTCTTTAGAATGTGCAACTATCCTCGTAAATAATATAATAAAATTCCTGCAGCAAGAGATACATTTAATGATTCAGCCTTACCATAGATTGGTACATATAAGTTTTTATCTGTTTGCGAAAGTAAAGAAGCGTCAACTCCGCTACCTTCATTACCTACAATTAAAGCAAAGCCTCGTTCTGGATTGCTATCCATTTCTTGATAAGGAACTCCACCTTCAAGTGCTGTACCGTATACTGGGACACTATCTTCCTTGAACGTATTTAACCAAGTCGTAAGTTCAGCTGTAACTACTGGAATGTGAAAAAGTGAGCCTTGTGTCGCGCGAATTGTTTTTGCGTTATAAATATCTGCACAACCAGGGCTTAATAAAACACCATCTAATCCAGCCGCATCTGCAGTGCGAATCATTGTGCCAACATTACCTGGATCTTGAATGCGATCAAGTAATAACCATTTTTGCCCACGACCACTTGAGATATCTTTTGTTTCTTGCTTTTTACAAACAGCGATAATACCTTGAGGTGTTTCTGTTTCACTAATTGCTCTCATTACTTGATTTGAAACATATGTCATTGACACATTAGAGAAATCTAGTGCACGTGGTAAGTTTGCATCCTGGTCGACAATGATTGTCGTAATTTCCACATCACTTTTTAACGCTTCTTCAACAAGGTGAAAACCTTCTACTAAAAACGTATTTGTTTTTTCACGCTCTTTTTTCGTATGTAACTTCTTCCACTTTTTAACGGAAGGGTTTTGAAGTGAATCGATCATCTTCATCATTATTTTTCCTTCTTTCTCATTGATACATATTTTTTCACTCTTTAGAGAAAACTACCAAATAGGTTTTACTATGACTATAAAGAGGTGATGGTGATGAACTTAAATTTAAGAAATGCTATTATAACAAATGTTACTGGCAATTCTCAAGACCAGCTAAAAGACACAATTGTTGATGCAATTCAAAGTAAAGAGGAAAAGATGCTTCCAGGTCTTGGTGTTTTATTTGAAGTAATATGGCAAAATTCTGATCAAAGTACGCAACAAGAGTTATTGGAAACACTTGAGCAAGGACTTAAATAAGCAATACTATTAGAAAAACCAAAGCCAGCGGGAGATCCGCTGGCTTTGTTCTATTTATTGTCTAGTTCACTTTTCTTAGTTAAAAGTAATTTCTTTTACTGTATCAGCATCTAATCGTTTAATTACTTCTACAATTAATTTAACTGCATTTTCGAAATCGTCACGGTGAATCATCGCTGCATTTGAATGAATGTAGCGTGATGCTACAGTAATAGAAAGAGCCGGTACACCATTCGCTGTAATATGGATTGCCCCAGAATCTGTTCCACCAGCTGCAATTGAATCAAATTGGTAAGGGATTCCCTTTTCATCAGCAACATCTGTTACGAAGTCGCGTAGTCCTTTATGAGAAACCATTGAAGCATCATAAAGAATAATTTGCGGACCTTCCCCCATTTTACTAGCTGCATCTTTGCTTGACACTCCTGGTGTATCACCAGCAATACCTACATCTACTGCAAATCCAATATCTGGTTTAATAAAGTTCGTAGCAGTTTTAGCACCACGTAAACCAACTTCTTCTTGAACAGTTCCTACACCGTAAACGATATTAGGATGCTTTTCACCTTCTAATTGACGTAACACATCGATTGCAATTGCACAACCGATACGGTTATCCCAAGCTTTAGCAAGGAGCATTTTGTCATTATTCATTACTGTGAATTCAAAGTAAGGAACAACAGAATCCCCTGGTTTAACACCAAATTCCATTGCTTCTTCACGACTTGAAGCACCGATATCAATGAACATATCTTTAATATCTACTGGTTTCTTTCTCGCTTCAGGAGGAAGGATATGAGGTGGTTTTGAACCGATAATACCAGTTATATCACCTTTTTTCGTCATCACTGTCACTCGTTGCGCCAGCATTACTTGTGACCACCAACCACCAACCGTTTGGAAGCGTAAAAATCCTTTATCGTCGATTTGAGTAACCATAAATCCAACTTCATCAAGGTGACCTGCTACCATGATTTTCGGACCATTCTCATCTCCAACTTTTTTAGCAATTAAGCTTCCTAAGTTATCTGTAACCACTTCATCAGCAAATGGTTCTATGTATTTTTTCATTACTTCTCTAGGCTCACGTTCATTTCCAGGAATCCCTTTTGCATCGGTTAATTCCTTTAACATTTGTAAAGTTGCATCTAGTTTACTCATTGTTAAAAATACCCTCCCAATCGGACTATTACTTCCATTATACAGATTTCTTTTAGAGATAACAATTTTTAATCAGTATCCGGTACGTTGACGTACTATATTCACTTTATTTTTCTCTATGTATGCCCCTATTATTTCTTCGTTGGAAAATGTTAGTTTTTGTCCAATAATAAGGAAATTTTCAAAAAGATTTATGTAATTGCTCTTCGTTTTTTCTTTATCAAACTTTGCAAGGGTTTCATAAAGGGTGTTAAATAAGGATGTAAGGCTAACATCATTCCTCTGTTGTTGTTCTGATAGTTGTTCTACTTCATAAGAAAAAGTTAACCCTAATGATAAAATAAAGTGTAGTCCATCAACATATTCTTCTAAAATTTTCTCACGATCACTTGCTGGCTTAGTGCTCCAAAATTTAAAACATCTCGTTTCATTCGCTAATTCTCCAATTTCGACATAAAGAGCTAAAATCCTCTCTTGAATTAACTTTTTATTTTCTAAACCGTGTTGTTTTTCAATTTTTTCATCTAAAGACTTTTGCATCGCATATAATTCAGTAAAATTAAGCATTGCTTTTCCCCTTTATATTAGATGCATTTATTATAACAAAATGATTTCCAAAAAAACAAAAAACCACCCTGCAATAGGATGGTCAAAATAATTATTTTAAGTTTTCTTTAGCTTTAGCAGCTAAATCAGCAAATGCTTTTTCGTCATTTACAGCTAATTCAGCAAGCATTTTACGGTTAATGTTAATTTCAGCTAACTTTAAACCGTGCATTAAACGGCTGTAAGAAAGACCATTGATACGAGCTGCTGCGTTAATACGAGCAATCCATAACTTACGGAAGTCGCGTTTCTTTTGACGACGATCGCGATAAGCGTAAGTTAAACCTTTCATTACTTGTTGCTTAGCAGTTCTAAATAATCTATGTTTTGAACCAACATAACCTTTAGCTAATTTTAATACCTTTTTACGACGTGAACGAGCTACAGTACCGCCTTTTACTCTTGGCATTTAGTTTCCCTCCTAGTACTTCTATGATTGAATTATTTCATGTTTGTTAATTGCTCACGGATACGCTTGTAATCACCAGAGCTAACTACTGCAGATTTACGTAATTTACGTTTAACCTTCGTAGACTTGTTTGCGAATAAATGACTTGTATACGCATGAGAACGTTTTAATTTACCGCTTCCTGTTTTCTTAAAACGCTTAGCTGAACCACGATGAGTTTTCATTTTAGGCATGGATAGTTCCTCCTTAGATCAATTACTTTTCGTTTACTGGCGCTAAAATTAAGAACATGCTGCGCCCTTCCATTTTAGGCTTCGTTTCAATGGTAGAGAGGTCTTCACACTCTTTAGCAAGACGTTCTAGAACGTCTTTTCCAATTTTAGAGTGAGTAATGGCACGTCCGCGGAAACGAATACTCGCTTTCACTTTGTCACCTTTGCTTAAGAATTTACGTGCATTACGAAGCTTCGTATTAAAGTCATGCTCTTCAATCGTAGGACTTAATCGCACTTCTTTTAAGTTGATAATCTTTTGATTCTTACGAGCTTCTTTTTCTTTCTTTTGCTGTTCAAAACGGAATTTTCCGTAGTCCATAATACGGCATACAGGTGGTTTAGCATTTGGTGCTACCGCAACTAAATCTAAATTCGCATTTGCTGCAATTTCAAGAGCTTCGTTCTTCGTTTTAATTCCAAGCTGCTCACCATTTACATCAATGAGTCGGACTTCGCGAGCACGAATTCCCTCATTTACGTTCATGTCTTTACTAATATTGAGTCACCTCCAAGTGATATAAAAGAAATAGTTGTTTTCGAAAGCAAAGCATTAAAAAAAGCGTCGGTACATACTGCACCCACACTAAAGTCCTAATCTGACTATTAAATGATTAGTTCATCTACCACTCAACTGCAAATATGCGTTGACGAGGTGAGAAGCGGGTGCTTCTACTTTCAATATACAAACTATTTAATTACCTAAGAAATATATCATAAGTCAAACCCAACTGTCAAGCACGGTTTGCTTTATTAATCTTTATCACGCAATTAATAATACATAAATAACAGTTGTATTGCAAGAGATATTTTTCACTAGATAAAAGAGGCGGGGGCACAAGTGCCTGGCTCCTCATTGCACTCTCTACATGTACGCACTAATTAATCTTGTGTATACAAAAGATTGTAGCGTGAGGTGCCTGGCTCCTTGTTTTGTCCCAGCCTCTTTCTCAATCATTTATTTAATTTTTGTTACCTCTTCTACAATAGATGCTACGAATTCATCTAATGCATGTGAAGTTGATTTTTGCTCACCATACTTACGCACATTAACTGCATTACTATCTTTTTCTTGATCCCCTAGTACTAACATGTAAGGAATTTTTTG contains:
- a CDS encoding TrmH family RNA methyltransferase, with the protein product MKMIDSLQNPSVKKWKKLHTKKEREKTNTFLVEGFHLVEEALKSDVEITTIIVDQDANLPRALDFSNVSMTYVSNQVMRAISETETPQGIIAVCKKQETKDISSGRGQKWLLLDRIQDPGNVGTMIRTADAAGLDGVLLSPGCADIYNAKTIRATQGSLFHIPVVTAELTTWLNTFKEDSVPVYGTALEGGVPYQEMDSNPERGFALIVGNEGSGVDASLLSQTDKNLYVPIYGKAESLNVSLAAGILLYYLRG
- a CDS encoding M42 family metallopeptidase, whose product is MSKLDATLQMLKELTDAKGIPGNEREPREVMKKYIEPFADEVVTDNLGSLIAKKVGDENGPKIMVAGHLDEVGFMVTQIDDKGFLRFQTVGGWWSQVMLAQRVTVMTKKGDITGIIGSKPPHILPPEARKKPVDIKDMFIDIGASSREEAMEFGVKPGDSVVPYFEFTVMNNDKMLLAKAWDNRIGCAIAIDVLRQLEGEKHPNIVYGVGTVQEEVGLRGAKTATNFIKPDIGFAVDVGIAGDTPGVSSKDAASKMGEGPQIILYDASMVSHKGLRDFVTDVADEKGIPYQFDSIAAGGTDSGAIHITANGVPALSITVASRYIHSNAAMIHRDDFENAVKLIVEVIKRLDADTVKEITFN
- a CDS encoding dUTP diphosphatase; translated protein: MLNFTELYAMQKSLDEKIEKQHGLENKKLIQERILALYVEIGELANETRCFKFWSTKPASDREKILEEYVDGLHFILSLGLTFSYEVEQLSEQQQRNDVSLTSLFNTLYETLAKFDKEKTKSNYINLFENFLIIGQKLTFSNEEIIGAYIEKNKVNIVRQRTGY
- the pheS gene encoding phenylalanine--tRNA ligase subunit alpha, with amino-acid sequence MKERLEQLKLEAIEKVEAAANLKELQDIKVAYLGKKGPITEVMRGMGKLSAEERPVVGQIVNVVRAEITAKLDEMVAKFEQAEVEAKLREETIDVTLPGRKVNTGNHHPLTAVVEEIEDLFLGMGFTIAEGPEVEQDYYNFEALNLPKGHPARDMQDSFYITEDILLRTHTSPVQARTMGKHEGKGPVKIICPGSVYRRDSDDATHSHQFMQIEGLLVDENVRMSDLKGILETFAKKMFGEERDIRLRPSFFPFTEPSVEVDISCMMCGGSGCNVCKKTGWIEILGAGMVHPNVLEMAGFDSKKYTGFAFGMGAERIAMLKYGVDDIRHFYTNDTRFLKQFGRV
- the sspI gene encoding small acid-soluble spore protein SspI; translation: MNLNLRNAIITNVTGNSQDQLKDTIVDAIQSKEEKMLPGLGVLFEVIWQNSDQSTQQELLETLEQGLK
- the pheT gene encoding phenylalanine--tRNA ligase subunit beta, with the translated sequence MFVSYNWLKEYVDINDISAEKLADLITKSGIEVEGVETLNKGISGVVVGHVVECGQHPNADKLRVTKVDIGEEELVQIVCGAPNVAQGQTVAVAKVGAVLPGNFKIKKAKLRGEASHGMICSLSELGIDSKLVAKTYSEGIFVFPTAVTPGQDALEYLNLHDHVLELGLTPNRADCLSMLGVAYEVAAILGKDVKTPQPEITEAAEKTSDYISVSIDAKKENPYYAARIVKDVKVGPSPLWMQTRLMAAGIRPISNIVDITNYMLLEYGTPLHGFDYDRIGSKEIVVRLAKQDEEIVTLDDATRKLNDHHLVITNGKEPIAVAGVMGGATSEVQDDTTTVLIEAAYFDAQTVRQASKDLGLRSEASSRFEKGIDPKRVKAACDRAAALMAELAGGTVLEGVVEAGEVNTEATTVSVTADRINAVLGTSLTSDEVGAIFTRLQFAYKEEAGNFTVEVPTRRWDITISEDLIEEVARLFGYDEIPTTLPVGASTPGTLTEYQYKRRMMRRFMEGAGMYQAKTYALTSSEKSLQYAFNNEGLYPVTLKMPMSEERSQLRTSLIPHLLEVVHYNQSRQMEDVAIYEIGKVFLTKEENLENLPEEKERLAGAISGNWHENKWQGEKKAADFFVAKGLLEGLFAKLGIDADTVTFKQDEREGLHPGRTASIYINDTFIGCIGQVHPTEEKAYEISETYVFELDVDALISINVEALAYDKLPRYPSMTRDIALVVEETVQAGTLQSVIKEAGGELLKDVHLFDVYQGEHMEAGKKSLAFSLRYYNDEQTLTEEEVTKAHQIVLDALAEKAGATLRG
- the rplT gene encoding 50S ribosomal protein L20; this encodes MPRVKGGTVARSRRKKVLKLAKGYVGSKHRLFRTAKQQVMKGLTYAYRDRRQKKRDFRKLWIARINAAARINGLSYSRLMHGLKLAEININRKMLAELAVNDEKAFADLAAKAKENLK
- the rpmI gene encoding 50S ribosomal protein L35 translates to MPKMKTHRGSAKRFKKTGSGKLKRSHAYTSHLFANKSTKVKRKLRKSAVVSSGDYKRIREQLTNMK
- the infC gene encoding translation initiation factor IF-3, with the protein product MNVNEGIRAREVRLIDVNGEQLGIKTKNEALEIAANANLDLVAVAPNAKPPVCRIMDYGKFRFEQQKKEKEARKNQKIINLKEVRLSPTIEEHDFNTKLRNARKFLSKGDKVKASIRFRGRAITHSKIGKDVLERLAKECEDLSTIETKPKMEGRSMFLILAPVNEK